A section of the Streptomyces sp. NBC_00178 genome encodes:
- a CDS encoding DUF503 domain-containing protein, giving the protein MYVGTLSFDLLLGDVRSLKEKRSVVRPMVAELHRRFAVSVAETGDQDLYRRAEIGLAVVSGDTGHLTDVLDRCERMIAGRPEVELLSVRRRLHSDEDD; this is encoded by the coding sequence ATGTACGTGGGGACTCTGTCCTTCGATCTGCTCCTCGGCGACGTACGGTCGTTGAAGGAGAAACGCTCGGTCGTCCGCCCGATGGTCGCCGAGCTCCACCGCAGATTCGCGGTGAGTGTCGCGGAGACGGGCGACCAGGACCTCTACCGCAGGGCCGAGATCGGTCTTGCCGTGGTCTCCGGGGACACCGGACACCTCACAGACGTACTCGACCGGTGCGAACGCATGATCGCGGGCCGGCCGGAAGTGGAGCTGCTGTCCGTACGGCGGCGGCTGCACAGCGACGAAGACGATTGA
- the rbfA gene encoding 30S ribosome-binding factor RbfA, translating to MADNARAKKLADLIQVVVAEKLQRGIKDPRLGTHVTITDTRVTGDLREATVFYTVYGDDEERASAAAGLESAKGILRSAVGAAAGTKFTPTLAFVADALPDNAKAIEDLLDRARASDAKVREASSGAAYAGEADPYRKPEDESAGNDEDSPSA from the coding sequence GTGGCCGACAACGCGCGGGCAAAGAAGCTGGCGGACCTCATCCAGGTGGTGGTCGCCGAGAAACTGCAGCGCGGTATCAAGGACCCGCGTCTGGGTACGCACGTGACCATCACGGACACCCGTGTCACCGGCGACCTGCGGGAGGCCACGGTCTTCTACACGGTCTACGGCGACGACGAGGAGCGGGCCAGCGCGGCCGCGGGTCTGGAGAGCGCCAAGGGCATCCTGCGGTCGGCGGTCGGTGCCGCGGCGGGGACGAAGTTCACCCCGACCCTGGCCTTCGTGGCCGACGCCCTCCCGGACAACGCCAAGGCGATCGAGGACCTGCTCGACCGGGCACGCGCCTCGGACGCCAAGGTGCGCGAGGCGTCCTCCGGCGCCGCGTACGCCGGTGAGGCCGACCCGTACCGCAAGCCGGAGGACGAGTCCGCCGGAAACGACGAGGACTCGCCTTCCGCATGA
- the truB gene encoding tRNA pseudouridine(55) synthase TruB encodes MTQNKQEKTPDGLVIVDKPSGFTSHDVVAKMRGIARTRRVGHAGTLDPMATGVLVLGVERATKLLGHLALTEKEYLGTIRLGQDTVTDDAEGEITSSTDASGVTREGIDAGVAALSGAIMQVPSKVSAIKIDGKRSYARVRGGEEFEIPARPVTISSFRVYDVRHEVAEDGTPVVDLVVSVVCSSGTYIRALARDLGAGLGVGGHLTALRRTRVGPYGLDAARTLDQHQEELTVMPVAEAAASAFHRWDVDEKRARLLLNGVRLDMPAYPPGPVGVYGPDGTFLVLVEEEKGKARSLAVFA; translated from the coding sequence ATGACGCAGAACAAGCAGGAAAAGACGCCGGACGGACTTGTCATCGTCGACAAGCCGTCCGGCTTCACCTCGCACGACGTCGTGGCGAAGATGCGCGGCATCGCCCGCACCCGGCGGGTCGGTCACGCCGGCACGCTGGACCCGATGGCGACCGGTGTCCTCGTGCTCGGTGTGGAGCGGGCGACCAAGCTGCTCGGCCACCTCGCGCTGACGGAGAAGGAGTACCTGGGTACGATCCGCCTCGGCCAGGACACCGTCACCGACGACGCGGAGGGCGAGATCACCTCGTCCACCGACGCCTCCGGAGTCACCCGTGAGGGCATCGACGCCGGAGTCGCCGCGCTGAGCGGCGCGATCATGCAGGTGCCGTCCAAGGTCAGCGCCATCAAGATCGACGGGAAGCGTTCCTACGCGCGGGTGCGCGGCGGCGAGGAGTTCGAGATCCCGGCCCGCCCGGTGACCATCTCGTCGTTCCGCGTCTACGACGTGCGGCACGAGGTCGCCGAGGACGGCACCCCCGTCGTCGACCTGGTGGTCTCGGTCGTCTGCTCCTCGGGTACCTACATCAGGGCCCTGGCGCGCGACCTCGGTGCCGGGCTCGGCGTCGGCGGCCACCTGACCGCGCTGCGCCGCACCCGCGTCGGGCCGTACGGTCTGGACGCGGCCCGGACGCTCGACCAGCACCAGGAGGAGCTGACCGTGATGCCGGTGGCCGAGGCCGCCGCATCCGCCTTCCACCGCTGGGACGTGGACGAGAAGCGCGCCCGGCTGCTGCTCAACGGGGTACGGCTGGACATGCCGGCGTACCCGCCGGGGCCGGTCGGGGTCTACGGGCCCGACGGGACGTTCCTCGTGCTCGTCGAGGAGGAGAAGGGCAAGGCCAGGAGCCTCGCCGTCTTCGCCTGA
- a CDS encoding serine protease produces the protein MGSGDRSKLVRICDQAGRPRGTGFVADDRGTVVTSHQAVARPAPLTLHAPDGRSCEVGPDDITALPDLGLALLRTGGSGALGVEPLPIAVRERIGTGTYVRIAAHGWREARVLGATPATYTEGGREHPVGDALELALGTDGRDALRSGGAAIGGPVTDPGTGAVLGVLSTALSAGRETAGLAVPLTGGGALAEVLRRNASAVPGYGCDLNLAGALQLTATSLGHADDRPCGVEAVERPRISAEFAAFEAGTGPVLGLVGAPGTGRTTELAALAGRRARGPVPALTLWLRGADLLADDTSVTDAMTRALQRSGRIITAAGARGDMTDATPERVARLAADSGNALLVVVDGPEEMPPLLAHRLGGWTAATAEWLLSHGVRMVVACRPEHWETAGALYPRDALHRPERPAGGLPPAVRLGDLTTGQAELARERYGIPPGAIAPGHDRHPLTLRLLAEVRKALPPDVPGTPDTEKVFAAHLDLACVRIAVRIGAQSEPRLRGTAVRRLAAKVAGQVHEAARRCLGPGQGELDRAAFEEIFPWRTGWASAVLTEGLLVPAGPGYRFAHEELGDWVQGAHLDLDAALRSLVHRWHAEEQDGDGQDPGPRPAAGADGSYEPRNLPVPRHRSGPVIQAMLLLERRQGPAALAHRMADLIEAMDRLGAGPGPGARHPDAAWWAAHLLRESLLRVPDARPYLGVLRVLTGRITRRSLSGGGHDALGPYAEFGPWFWCRTRLPEYDRIDLLRRLLPADGAPRPDGGRRYLDAVALRLAADPRTVQALLCRWLTDESPLPAEQDAPVRLTVAAAAQALLYARRDLAVDDLTEALVDTSHPRAAELLSALAEDEPSALCRAVSRWARDEERPGRRAAAAVHGTLAAARTLTGADRTLLRGAALTLLARPDDTALHARALTVLVRDPGTGGRYLPQALRIFATGDPRLPVSLLTEVFPRHPEPVLAALRARLSLPGEAADAVLGELAGLDTPALALHAPGLVRRYIDSRPDGEGGAQTAAYVELRLEHSPAARALLLPLVTGLLRDRPAPPSVRAALARVLAAPGSAASRPLRAELLEVLLEFEQNTGRDPEVLEALLRAAAAGSGRRPEARTRALVHRTGLLLVRTPEGAARFDRGIVELAREVPGFAALVSGWLADAPQEWAAVVGPSARRTAPVPDAPRPGIQMPMQAAGCEHGSLRPA, from the coding sequence ATGGGCAGCGGGGACCGGTCGAAACTGGTGAGAATCTGCGATCAGGCCGGTCGGCCCCGGGGGACCGGGTTCGTCGCCGACGACCGGGGGACCGTCGTCACCAGCCATCAGGCCGTCGCACGGCCTGCGCCGCTGACCCTGCACGCCCCCGACGGCCGCAGCTGCGAGGTCGGCCCCGACGACATCACCGCCCTGCCGGACCTGGGCCTCGCCCTGCTCCGTACCGGCGGATCCGGGGCACTGGGGGTGGAGCCGCTCCCCATCGCCGTACGCGAACGGATCGGCACCGGCACCTATGTGCGGATCGCCGCCCACGGGTGGCGCGAGGCCCGGGTGCTCGGGGCGACCCCCGCGACGTACACCGAGGGCGGACGCGAACACCCCGTGGGCGATGCGCTCGAACTGGCCCTGGGCACCGACGGCCGCGACGCCCTGCGCTCCGGCGGCGCGGCCATCGGCGGGCCCGTCACCGACCCCGGCACGGGCGCCGTCCTGGGCGTGCTCTCGACCGCGCTGAGCGCGGGGCGGGAGACGGCCGGACTCGCGGTGCCGCTGACCGGCGGGGGTGCGCTGGCCGAGGTGCTCCGGCGCAACGCGAGCGCCGTCCCGGGTTACGGCTGCGACCTCAACCTCGCGGGGGCGCTCCAGCTCACCGCCACCTCGCTCGGTCACGCCGACGACCGTCCCTGCGGTGTCGAGGCCGTCGAGCGCCCCAGGATCAGCGCGGAGTTCGCCGCCTTCGAGGCCGGGACGGGACCCGTCCTCGGGCTGGTCGGCGCACCGGGGACCGGCCGCACCACCGAGCTGGCCGCACTGGCCGGCCGCAGGGCCCGCGGGCCCGTCCCCGCCCTCACCCTCTGGTTGCGCGGCGCCGACCTGCTGGCCGACGACACCTCGGTCACCGACGCCATGACCCGGGCCCTGCAGCGCTCCGGGAGGATCATCACGGCCGCCGGCGCCCGGGGCGACATGACCGACGCCACGCCGGAGCGGGTGGCCCGCCTCGCGGCCGACTCGGGGAATGCGCTGCTCGTCGTCGTGGACGGCCCGGAGGAGATGCCGCCGCTGCTGGCCCACCGGCTCGGCGGATGGACCGCGGCCACGGCCGAGTGGCTCCTCTCGCACGGCGTCCGGATGGTCGTCGCCTGCCGACCCGAGCACTGGGAGACCGCCGGAGCGCTGTACCCGCGCGACGCCCTGCACCGGCCCGAACGGCCCGCCGGAGGGCTGCCGCCCGCCGTCCGGCTCGGCGACCTCACGACCGGCCAGGCCGAACTGGCCAGGGAGCGCTACGGCATTCCGCCCGGCGCCATCGCGCCCGGCCACGACAGGCACCCCCTCACCCTGCGGCTGCTCGCCGAGGTGCGGAAGGCCCTGCCCCCGGACGTGCCCGGCACGCCCGACACCGAGAAGGTCTTCGCCGCGCACCTGGACCTCGCCTGCGTCCGCATCGCCGTCCGGATCGGTGCCCAGTCCGAGCCCCGGCTCCGGGGCACGGCGGTGCGCAGGCTGGCCGCCAAGGTCGCCGGGCAGGTCCACGAGGCGGCCAGGCGCTGCCTCGGCCCGGGACAGGGCGAACTGGACCGGGCGGCGTTCGAGGAGATCTTCCCCTGGCGTACGGGATGGGCCTCGGCGGTGCTCACCGAAGGGCTGCTGGTCCCCGCCGGCCCCGGATACCGCTTCGCCCACGAGGAACTCGGCGACTGGGTGCAGGGCGCCCACCTCGACCTGGACGCCGCTCTGCGCTCCCTCGTGCACCGGTGGCACGCCGAGGAACAGGACGGGGACGGCCAGGACCCCGGGCCCCGGCCCGCGGCCGGGGCCGACGGTTCGTACGAGCCCCGCAACCTCCCCGTGCCCCGCCACCGCTCCGGCCCCGTGATCCAGGCCATGCTCCTGCTGGAGCGGCGCCAGGGCCCGGCGGCGCTGGCCCACCGCATGGCGGACCTGATCGAGGCGATGGACCGCCTCGGCGCGGGACCCGGCCCGGGGGCCCGGCACCCCGACGCCGCCTGGTGGGCGGCCCATCTGCTGCGGGAAAGCCTGCTCAGGGTGCCCGACGCGCGCCCCTACCTCGGGGTGCTGCGGGTCCTCACCGGAAGGATCACCCGGCGCTCCCTGTCCGGGGGAGGGCACGACGCCCTCGGACCCTACGCGGAGTTCGGGCCGTGGTTCTGGTGCCGGACCCGGCTGCCCGAGTACGACCGGATCGACCTTCTGCGCAGGCTGCTGCCCGCAGACGGCGCACCGCGCCCGGACGGCGGCCGGCGCTATCTGGACGCGGTGGCCCTGCGTCTGGCCGCCGACCCGAGGACCGTGCAGGCACTGCTCTGCCGCTGGCTGACGGACGAGAGCCCGCTGCCCGCCGAACAGGACGCACCCGTACGCCTGACCGTGGCCGCCGCCGCCCAGGCGCTCCTGTACGCCCGCCGGGACCTCGCCGTCGACGACCTGACCGAGGCGCTCGTCGACACCTCGCACCCCCGCGCCGCCGAACTGCTCTCCGCGCTCGCGGAGGACGAGCCGTCCGCCCTGTGCAGGGCCGTCAGCCGCTGGGCGCGCGACGAGGAGCGGCCCGGACGGCGCGCCGCCGCGGCCGTCCACGGCACGCTCGCCGCCGCACGCACCCTCACCGGCGCCGACCGCACTTTGCTGCGCGGCGCGGCCCTCACCCTCCTGGCCCGCCCGGACGACACCGCCCTGCACGCCCGCGCCCTCACCGTCCTGGTGCGCGACCCGGGAACCGGTGGGCGCTACCTGCCGCAGGCCCTGCGGATCTTCGCGACCGGCGACCCGCGGCTGCCGGTGTCCCTGCTGACCGAGGTGTTCCCCCGGCACCCCGAACCCGTGCTCGCGGCGCTGCGCGCCCGGCTGTCGCTGCCCGGTGAGGCCGCCGACGCCGTGCTGGGGGAGCTGGCGGGTCTGGACACCCCGGCGCTGGCGTTGCACGCGCCGGGACTCGTACGCCGGTACATCGACAGCCGCCCGGACGGCGAGGGCGGGGCGCAGACCGCCGCGTACGTGGAGCTGCGACTGGAGCACAGCCCGGCCGCCCGCGCGCTCCTGCTGCCCCTGGTGACCGGCCTGCTGCGGGACCGCCCCGCACCGCCCTCGGTGCGCGCGGCCCTGGCCAGGGTGCTCGCCGCACCAGGGAGCGCCGCGTCCAGGCCGCTGCGCGCCGAGCTGCTGGAGGTCCTGCTGGAGTTCGAACAGAACACCGGGAGGGACCCGGAAGTCCTCGAAGCGCTGCTGCGCGCCGCGGCGGCCGGGTCCGGGCGCCGTCCCGAGGCGCGCACACGGGCCCTCGTGCACCGCACGGGCCTGCTCCTCGTCCGGACGCCCGAGGGGGCGGCCCGCTTCGACCGCGGGATCGTCGAACTCGCCCGGGAGGTTCCCGGATTCGCGGCCCTCGTCAGCGGATGGCTTGCGGACGCTCCGCAGGAATGGGCCGCCGTGGTGGGCCCCTCCGCCCGCCGGACGGCCCCGGTGCCGGACGCTCCGAGGCCCGGGATCCAGATGCCGATGCAGGCCGCGGGGTGTGAGCATGGCAGTCTTAGACCTGCGTAA
- a CDS encoding bifunctional riboflavin kinase/FAD synthetase produces the protein MQCWRGLEDIPEGWGRSVVTIGSYDGVHRGHQLIIGRAVERARELGVPSVVVTFDPHPSEVVRPGTHPPLLAPHTRRAELMTALGVDAVLILPFTAEFSQLAPTEFIAKVLVDKLHARLVIEGPNFRFGHKAAGNVTLLAELGPTYDYDVEVVDLFVSGEAGGGEPFSSTLTRRLVAEGDVGGAAEILGRPHRVEGVVVRGAQRGRDLGYPTANVETLPHTAIPADGVYAGWLTANGEVMPAAISVGTNPQFDGTERTVEAYAIDRVGLDLYGMHVAVDFLAYVRGMLKFDSIDDLLIAMAADVKRCGELIAAYERA, from the coding sequence GTGCAGTGCTGGCGTGGCTTGGAGGACATCCCCGAGGGCTGGGGACGCAGCGTCGTCACCATCGGCTCCTACGACGGGGTGCACCGTGGGCACCAGCTGATCATCGGCCGGGCCGTGGAGCGGGCTCGGGAGCTCGGCGTGCCCTCCGTCGTGGTCACCTTCGACCCGCATCCGAGCGAGGTCGTCCGCCCCGGCACGCACCCGCCGCTGCTCGCCCCGCACACGCGGCGTGCCGAGCTGATGACGGCGCTGGGCGTGGACGCGGTGCTGATCCTGCCGTTCACCGCAGAGTTCTCGCAGCTCGCGCCCACCGAGTTCATCGCGAAGGTGCTCGTCGACAAGCTCCACGCGCGGCTGGTCATCGAGGGCCCGAACTTCCGGTTCGGCCACAAGGCGGCGGGCAACGTCACGCTCCTGGCCGAGCTCGGCCCGACGTACGACTACGACGTCGAGGTCGTCGACCTCTTCGTCAGCGGTGAGGCGGGCGGCGGCGAGCCGTTCTCGTCCACGCTGACCCGCCGCCTCGTCGCCGAGGGCGATGTCGGGGGCGCGGCCGAGATCCTCGGCCGCCCGCACCGGGTGGAGGGCGTCGTGGTGCGCGGCGCGCAGCGCGGCCGTGACCTGGGCTACCCCACGGCGAACGTGGAGACCCTGCCCCACACCGCGATCCCGGCCGACGGCGTCTACGCCGGCTGGCTGACCGCGAACGGCGAAGTGATGCCCGCCGCGATCTCCGTCGGCACGAACCCGCAGTTCGACGGCACCGAGCGGACCGTCGAGGCGTACGCGATCGACCGCGTCGGCCTCGACCTGTACGGGATGCACGTGGCGGTGGACTTCCTCGCCTATGTGCGGGGCATGCTGAAGTTCGACTCGATCGACGACCTGCTGATCGCCATGGCGGCCGACGTGAAGCGGTGCGGCGAGCTGATCGCGGCGTACGAGCGGGCCTGA
- a CDS encoding ABC transporter ATP-binding protein, which produces MTTTPPAPLLSAESLKVAFPGRRGAATARAVDGVDLDIRPGEIVALVGESGCGKTTLARSLLGLVPPTSGRVTFGGEPLDYRGRALKAYRKRVQLVLQDPSGSLNPRHTVYDAVAEGLRIHGYAGDERDAVAGALSRAGLRPPERFFLRFPHELSGGQRQRVVIAGALVLEPELIVADEPVASLDASVRGEILALLLRLRDELGLSALVVTHDLGLAWNIADRVAVMYLGRIVETGDVEQILTAPRHPYTQALLSVLPEADGEPVILTGEPPDPSKVPSGCRFHARCHVLASGEAERAGVADACRTKDLPVLEGDGRTGVACHWAAAAAVEAPAAP; this is translated from the coding sequence ATGACCACCACTCCCCCGGCCCCGCTGCTCAGCGCCGAGTCGCTGAAGGTGGCGTTCCCCGGCCGGCGCGGGGCGGCGACCGCGCGTGCGGTGGACGGCGTCGACCTCGACATCCGGCCCGGCGAGATCGTCGCCCTGGTCGGCGAGTCGGGCTGCGGCAAGACGACGCTGGCCCGCTCCCTCCTGGGCCTCGTCCCGCCCACCTCCGGCCGGGTGACGTTCGGGGGCGAACCGCTCGACTACCGGGGCCGGGCACTCAAGGCGTACCGCAAGCGCGTGCAGCTGGTGCTCCAGGACCCGAGCGGCTCGCTCAACCCGCGCCACACCGTCTACGACGCGGTGGCGGAGGGCCTGCGCATCCACGGGTACGCGGGTGACGAGCGGGACGCCGTGGCCGGCGCGCTGTCCCGGGCCGGGCTGCGGCCCCCGGAGCGGTTCTTCCTGCGCTTCCCGCACGAGCTGTCGGGCGGCCAGCGCCAGCGCGTCGTGATCGCGGGCGCCCTGGTGCTGGAGCCGGAGCTCATCGTCGCGGACGAGCCGGTCGCGTCGCTGGACGCCTCCGTACGGGGGGAGATCCTGGCGCTGCTGCTGCGGCTGCGCGACGAGCTGGGGCTGTCGGCGCTGGTGGTGACGCACGACCTGGGGCTGGCCTGGAACATCGCGGACCGGGTCGCGGTGATGTACCTCGGCCGGATCGTGGAGACGGGTGACGTGGAGCAGATCCTCACGGCCCCCCGGCATCCGTACACCCAGGCGCTGCTGTCCGTGCTCCCGGAGGCGGACGGCGAGCCGGTCATCCTGACGGGCGAACCGCCGGACCCCTCGAAGGTCCCGTCGGGCTGCCGCTTCCACGCCCGCTGCCACGTCCTCGCCTCGGGCGAGGCGGAGCGGGCGGGGGTCGCCGACGCGTGCCGCACGAAGGACCTGCCGGTCCTGGAGGGCGACGGCCGGACGGGCGTCGCCTGCCACTGGGCGGCGGCCGCAGCGGTCGAGGCGCCCGCGGCGCCCTGA
- a CDS encoding ABC transporter ATP-binding protein, with product MTAVKTESVERPETGQPLLDVRNLHVTYGSGASAVPAVRGVDLRVEAGQKLGIAGESGCGKSTLALALLRLLPASATLSGEILLDGEDVLTMKWGRLRAVRWAGASIVFQGAMHSLNAVHRIGDQIAEPILLHRKATPAAARRRAGELLEQVGLPAARADAYPHELSGGQRQRVMIAMALACDPRLVIADEPTTALDVMIQAQILRLIEQLVSEQDLGLIMISHDLAVLSDTCDRLSVMYAGRVVEEGPAKQVYESARHPYGSALSAAFPRIGDLASRHAPRGLPGDPPDPSALPSGCTFHPRCTAALDSCATQDQELRPAGPARRAACVLVETDVTPAPAPNAGTEEARSTS from the coding sequence TTGACCGCTGTGAAGACAGAGAGCGTCGAGAGGCCGGAGACCGGGCAGCCGTTGCTCGACGTCCGCAACCTGCACGTCACGTACGGCTCCGGGGCCTCCGCGGTCCCCGCCGTCCGGGGCGTCGACCTGCGCGTCGAGGCGGGCCAGAAGCTCGGCATCGCCGGGGAGTCCGGCTGCGGCAAGTCGACGCTGGCGCTGGCGCTGCTCCGGCTGCTGCCGGCTTCGGCGACCCTGAGCGGGGAGATCCTGCTCGACGGCGAGGACGTCCTGACGATGAAGTGGGGACGGCTGCGTGCCGTTCGCTGGGCGGGGGCGTCGATCGTCTTCCAGGGCGCGATGCACTCGCTGAACGCCGTCCACCGCATCGGGGACCAGATCGCCGAACCGATCCTGCTGCACCGCAAGGCCACACCCGCCGCCGCGCGCCGGCGCGCCGGTGAGCTGCTGGAGCAGGTGGGCCTCCCGGCCGCCCGCGCGGACGCGTATCCGCACGAGCTGTCCGGGGGTCAGCGCCAGCGCGTGATGATCGCGATGGCGCTCGCCTGCGACCCGCGGCTCGTGATCGCGGACGAGCCCACCACGGCACTGGACGTGATGATCCAGGCCCAGATCCTGCGGCTGATCGAGCAGCTCGTCAGCGAGCAGGACCTGGGGCTGATCATGATCAGCCACGACCTGGCGGTGCTCTCCGACACCTGCGACCGGCTCTCGGTGATGTACGCCGGACGGGTCGTCGAGGAAGGCCCTGCCAAACAGGTCTACGAGAGCGCGCGGCACCCGTACGGAAGCGCCCTGTCGGCCGCCTTCCCGCGCATCGGCGACCTCGCGTCCCGGCACGCGCCGCGCGGCCTGCCGGGCGACCCGCCGGATCCCTCCGCCCTGCCCTCGGGCTGCACGTTCCATCCGCGCTGCACGGCGGCCCTGGACTCCTGCGCCACCCAGGACCAGGAACTGCGGCCCGCCGGGCCCGCGCGCCGGGCCGCGTGCGTGCTGGTGGAGACGGACGTCACCCCGGCGCCGGCTCCGAACGCCGGCACCGAGGAAGCAAGGAGCACCTCATGA
- a CDS encoding ABC transporter permease: MTTTTDAAPAIGPRALTWARRRQAAARFWQQYRTHRAGLAGLTVLALIALIALAAPLLVGADSQSVTDAPGGPLESPSAEFPLGTDQFGRSLLALLVWGTRVSLTVGLLAAFLSVAIGTLVGITAGHFKGWYGNVVMRITDWFLVMPTLVLAIALATVLSRSLWTTILAIGVTTWPTTARLVRAQTLSVESRPYIERSKALGGGHGHIMSRHVLPNVMPLVLAQTTLVISTAILTEATLAFLGLGDPTIVSWGGLLQDAREAGAVSSGNWWYLAPPGLAIAVVALAFTLCGRTIESVLNPKLGVSR; the protein is encoded by the coding sequence ATGACGACCACGACCGACGCCGCTCCGGCCATCGGCCCCCGCGCCCTGACGTGGGCCCGCAGGCGGCAGGCGGCGGCCCGCTTCTGGCAGCAGTACCGCACGCACCGGGCGGGGCTGGCCGGCCTCACCGTGCTCGCCCTGATCGCCCTGATCGCCCTGGCGGCCCCGCTGCTGGTCGGCGCGGACTCGCAGAGCGTCACCGACGCCCCCGGCGGCCCCCTGGAGTCACCGAGCGCCGAGTTCCCCCTCGGCACGGACCAGTTCGGCCGCAGCCTGCTCGCCCTGCTCGTATGGGGAACGCGGGTCTCCCTGACGGTGGGTCTGCTCGCCGCCTTCCTCTCGGTCGCCATCGGGACCCTGGTGGGCATCACCGCGGGCCACTTCAAGGGGTGGTACGGCAACGTCGTCATGCGGATCACCGACTGGTTCCTCGTGATGCCGACGCTGGTGCTCGCCATCGCACTGGCCACCGTCCTCTCGCGGTCGCTCTGGACGACGATCCTCGCGATCGGCGTCACGACCTGGCCGACGACGGCACGGCTCGTGCGGGCGCAGACCCTGTCCGTGGAGTCCCGTCCGTACATCGAGCGGTCCAAGGCGCTCGGCGGCGGGCACGGCCACATCATGTCCCGGCACGTACTGCCGAACGTGATGCCCCTCGTGCTCGCGCAGACCACGCTCGTGATCTCCACCGCCATCCTCACGGAGGCGACCCTCGCCTTCCTCGGGCTCGGCGATCCGACGATCGTCTCCTGGGGCGGGCTGCTCCAGGACGCCCGTGAGGCCGGAGCGGTCAGCTCCGGGAACTGGTGGTACCTCGCTCCGCCCGGACTCGCCATCGCGGTCGTCGCCCTCGCGTTCACGCTGTGCGGCCGCACCATCGAGTCCGTGCTCAACCCCAAGCTGGGGGTGTCCCGTTGA
- a CDS encoding ABC transporter permease, giving the protein MSTESTPALLKGAAGLDAAQTDGPAPAGPSARSPRARSTTAYLRYAAGKLAGAAVSLFAVLVTSFFLFRLIPGDPVKQMTGGRQVSTEQIAAMRKEFGLDLPLWQQFTEYCGKALTGDFGTSYQFHAPVMDKISEALPATLLLTGTAFVIYTAIGIWLGARSAWRNGSAGDRFHTAFALTLYSVPSFWLGLLLIITLSVGIGPIPGMFPTGGMESGSETGFAYVVDVAHHLVLPVLTLVAVEYARTLLVMRSSLLDEMGSDYLTTARAKGLRDDLVRRRHAVPNAMLPTVTLLFVNLGNTVAGAILVETVFSWPGLGGLFYQALSVPDLPLVQALFFVFAASVILMNTLADVLYPLLDPRVGR; this is encoded by the coding sequence ATGAGCACAGAAAGCACTCCCGCGCTCCTGAAGGGCGCGGCGGGCTTGGATGCTGCACAGACCGACGGTCCGGCTCCGGCCGGGCCGTCGGCCCGCAGTCCCCGCGCCCGCAGCACGACCGCTTATCTCCGCTACGCGGCGGGCAAGCTGGCCGGTGCGGCCGTCTCGCTGTTCGCCGTGCTCGTCACCAGCTTCTTCCTGTTCCGTCTGATCCCCGGCGACCCGGTCAAGCAGATGACCGGCGGCCGGCAGGTGTCGACCGAGCAGATCGCCGCGATGCGCAAGGAATTCGGCCTGGACCTGCCGCTCTGGCAGCAGTTCACCGAGTACTGCGGCAAGGCCCTGACCGGGGACTTCGGTACCTCGTACCAGTTCCACGCCCCGGTCATGGACAAGATCAGCGAGGCACTGCCCGCGACGCTGCTGCTCACCGGCACCGCCTTCGTGATCTACACCGCGATCGGCATCTGGCTGGGTGCCAGGTCCGCCTGGCGCAACGGCTCGGCGGGCGACCGCTTCCACACCGCCTTCGCCCTGACGCTGTACTCGGTGCCCTCGTTCTGGCTCGGTCTGCTCCTGATCATCACCCTGTCGGTGGGCATCGGGCCGATCCCCGGCATGTTCCCGACCGGTGGCATGGAGTCCGGCAGCGAGACCGGCTTCGCGTACGTCGTCGACGTCGCCCACCACCTGGTGCTGCCGGTCCTCACCCTCGTGGCCGTCGAGTACGCGCGCACCCTCCTGGTGATGCGCTCCTCGCTGCTCGACGAGATGGGCAGCGACTACCTGACGACGGCGAGGGCGAAGGGGCTGCGCGACGACCTCGTACGCCGCCGCCACGCCGTGCCGAACGCCATGCTGCCGACGGTGACGCTGCTCTTCGTCAACCTGGGCAACACGGTGGCGGGCGCCATCCTGGTGGAGACGGTGTTCTCCTGGCCGGGCCTGGGAGGCCTCTTCTACCAGGCGCTCAGCGTGCCCGACCTGCCACTCGTGCAGGCGCTGTTCTTCGTCTTCGCCGCCTCGGTGATCCTGATGAACACGCTCGCCGATGTGCTCTATCCGCTCCTCGATCCCCGGGTGGGCCGATGA